The nucleotide sequence GCATAAAATTGTACCCCAGCAGGCCACAGAAGCAGAGGAATCTTTTCTGGATAAAGGGCTACTTCATAAGTGAGCTTGTTTAAATATACGAGAAGCATAAACTGCAATAAAGCCTACCTGTTTGTCTAATGCCTCATCAAgcttctgttctctctctttgaGTAGAATTTCACGCTTCAACTCGCGGAGCTTCTCCTgttgtctctccttttcttcacACAATGTTATcaagttattttctgcttttttctccagCTCAGCAAGATTTTTTCCTGCCTATTACATCCAAAAAATACTCACAACTGAAGTAATACATCTAAGTAATTAATATATTCAGAATAAACAGAAGTAAGCCCCAGACCAGGTCAAAGAGCTTCAATTAATGAATCAGAGACCTCATGCAATAAGCAGAGTATGTTAAATTGAAGATCCCCTCCATCTTCTTCTCCCACCCCCGACAATattttttgtaaagtaaaaataTACACTGAGTGAACTAAGAACTAAACCACTGCTACAACCTTGAACTCCAAACACTCTCACTTGGTATTCGGTAAACTTCTGCACACCCCTACTTCATGAGGAACCAGCACCAGCTTAATAAACTGTCACTGAATTCACTCTAAGAGAATTTTCAAAGCAAGTAATACAGTTTTACAACCATAAACATATAAAGTGACAAAAATCAAACTTCTACGGATCAGAAAGCATAGATGAGAAATGAAACAATTCCTCAGTACTAAGTTCTTCTATCTGAAATACCAAATACTTGACTGACACTCACCTTTACTCTTAGGTAAGTTAAAAGCAGTGTCTGAGATTCCAGCTGTTTCATCAGATCATCATAATcctcttccttcagaaaagacAAGAATACGCTAGATCATTTTTGgtatttaaacaattatttctcCAATGTTCAAACAAATTACTGAAAGTCGAGTTTGTGCCCAGAATCATCATCAACAATGGTCAGCTTGAtgaaaacagtttgggtttttaaataatgcatgttAATTAAATACACCTCTCTGTTCCACCACTTTTCATAACATTTTCAGCAGATTTTCATAATACTGGTAGAGAACTTGAAGTTTCAGTTGAATGAGATTCCTGAATGGCACTTCAAATTAGGTTGAATCAATGTTAATTTTCTGAGCAAAAGAcgtcagaaaatatttaaacataacaCGATATAATTAAAAAGTACGAACAGGAATACAAATAGAATCGACTTGAGGAGCTGCTACAATTGAGGCAGATTCTTTAAGACAGGAAATGGAAGCAGAACTTTGATCAGCGTTGAGAGATccaataaacaaaacaaagacagactTATCCGCTGACTTCTGCCAGAAGACTTTAGATCATCTCAGGACCATGAAGTTGTTATCAAGACTAAAGATAAACAGAAAATCTTCATttcacacatttcaaaataaatatgcttaaaAAATGAGACCAGTGAGACTCACCCCTGTTTTGTCTTCTTCACGTGTGTGTCTATCTTCTTTGCAAGCAGGAGTCTTTTTGCAGACAGTTTTATCTGTATCACAACAGAAAAGTTATTGCTCTCTTCTACCAAAGTATATAGGGTGGTTCAACACACCATCAGATTCTTCAAAGGCaaagataatttcaaaattattatatGTATCAGTAAAGGAGACTTGTGCTCTATTTCTGTCCTTGATGATACTCATGAGATGCGGATCACATGCACGTTTAGCTTTAAGTGACAGTTACAGATAGACGtgataaaattttcagaaggGCTGATAATCTAACACCCATCTGTTACAGCAACAAAGAGCTGAGGGTACTTTGTTCTTTAATGTTTGATCTTAAACAAAAAGAACAGAGCACCCAGAAGATACTAAAAATTGAGAGGTTAATTTAAAGCCCAAAGGTCTCGATACCTCTGCTTAAAGAcgcttcatagaatcatggaatgtgttgggttggaagggacctttaaaggtcatctagtccaacccccctgcagtaagggGGAACATCTTTAACTACATCAGAGATCTAGACACTTGAAATAACATTCACCTTATTTAACAAAATCCTTCTGTGAACATAGTAAAATACAAGGGTAACTTATCATCAAGTTATGgcacatacattaaaaataataaaacaagaaattGAGTATGAGTGGAAGCTTACCAGAAATAGCTGAAATATCAAAGTCCGGTAGACTAACTTTATCTCCATCTAATAAAGTGGACTGCAAGTCACCTTTCTCAGAACAACTCTGATTTAATGAGCCATGGACAACACCTGAAGAAAGAAGCTGTTATCAAACTGAAAGAATTAGAAGAGATTCTGCACAATTATATATGCTTTCACTAACATGTGGCAACCTTATGCTGACTTTTACACATTTACTTTTTATGTATAATACTCCCTAACTTACCCAGAAATAAGGTAGTTCAGAATGTTCTCCTCAAGTATTTCACAGTtcaacaacaccaccaccactcagATGTGAAAAGGGAATAGTTATTTCCTCAGATTTTCAAGTCAAGTTCAGGTCTtaccagaaaattattttgcaattcttgcaagagaaataaaaatggactATTTTGCAGACAGGGATTTTCAGTAATTTACACTGGATTTATTAAAAAggttaaatataaaaaaagcagGGCAATGGTGAGGCCATAGTAAAAGAGCAGTTCAACGCCTTGTGCAGAAGGCAAGAGATACGCTTATTTTAGACAACCCAATTACTGAATTCCAGATTAGTTTTCTATCAGAACGTACAGAAAAGAGTTTGATGGACTTCAGTTTACACCTCTTAATCCCACAGTGAGTTTCTTAATTCCCTTTGTATACAGATAATAACTGGCAGCGATGCAAGTAACAAAAAATACCACCTCTTAGCATCATTTTACAGTTGTTAAGAGTTCCACAGGTTGGAAACACAAATTCACAAAAGGATAACTTTTAAATTACTCCAGTAAAACCTACCAGCAGAAGTTTTACATTTCTGAGGAAGAACTGATCTTGATTCAGTCGCAGAAGATGATTTCTCAGTAGACATTGAAAAAGAATTTGAAGTATCCTGAcaatcaagaaacagaaaagactgaacATAAGCAGTACCCATCATTGACAACATATCTTACCTCTGACTTGAATGCTGACAACAAAAAACTACAAGCCCAGTACACCTTGGAGCTTTGCGAGTCACCCGAGTGCAATTCCAAATTCCTATCCCCATCCGCAtctcccccaaaaccccagcagaGCCCTTTTTAGCTTAGATCTCGCTGCCACACGTCCGAGCCAGCCCTCAGACCATTCCTACCCCTTGCTGAGCGACCCCCGAGCGCAGTAGCGAGGCGGCCAAGTACCTTCTTGGCGTTTTTCTCATGGCACTGCATGTAGCGAGACTTCACgattctttttcctgaagaaggaGCAAAGAGACCTCAGCCGGGCCCGCCGCCGGGCttcccgcctcagcgacccaccgccgCGCCTCAGTGGGAGCGGGGCCCCCCTCACCCCGCGGCTACCTCTCTGCCTGCTTTTAGACACTGCTCCGCCCGCCGCCATAGCACGGGAGTCGCTCTGCAGCGCCGACATCCTGCAAAGACAGAGCGGGAGATGACAACGTCGGATCCGGAGCCAGGCGGCGAAACAACCACCCCCTTCCTCACCCTCCCGCTGCCTCAGCCGCCTTCTCGTTCGAACGGCCGCGCAGGCGCAGCaccgcccccgcgccccgggggagcccagcgccccctggcggcgcggAGGGAGGGGACGAGCCGCCACGGCCGGCGCCGCTCGGGACACAGGGAacggcgcccgccccgccccgcgctccccgcgGCGCCAAGCGAGGAACGAGGGGTGGGCAGTGACTCTGTCACccgatgagccctccccacccgggaaggggaaccgaggaaaaaacaaggaaaccgagggctgaaatataaacgtATTTAATAGAGTAAGACTATTattaagattattattattaatgttaataatattaaagaaccaaTATAGATACCAATaccaacatagaatcatagaatcgtctaggttggaagggaccttcaagttCATCGAGCCCagccatcaacccaacactgcccaaaccaccactaacccacaaccctcagcaccgcgtctgcccggcttttaaatacccccagggacggtgactccaccacctccctgggcagcctggtccaatgcttgacaaccctttctgcgtaaaaatttctcctaatatccatcctaaacctcccctggcgcaacttgaggccgtttcctcttgtcccatcgcctgttccttgagagaagagagcgacccccccggctgccccctcctttcagggagctgtagagagcgagaaggtctcccctcctcctcctcctcctcctctccaggctgaacacccccagctccctcagccgctcctcacaagacttgtgctccagacccctcaccagctccgttccccttctctggacacgctccagcccctcaatgtcgttcttgtggtgaggggcccaaaactggacacagcccttgaggtggggcctcaccagtgcccagtacagcgGGGTGATCACTGCCCCAATCCAGCtagccacactatttctgatatagGCAATATAAAATATACTAGGATTATACGCTGCCCATTCTACcataggaagctgtgcactcccagcaggggacagcaaatgcgGGACACTGTGAGTGCTGCAGcttcaggaggaagaggagcaccCAGGGctccagcaccagggcaaggagttctcaggatagCAGCCATCGAGGAAGAGCggacttctcagcaaactttctaatttatagcGAATGTGACGTTCACGGTATGAAGTAATCCTGTTGGCCAGTTTGGATTAAGTGCCCcagtctcactcctcctcatccccacacctggcaagctcaaaaacaccaagaccttgatCTTGGCATACCATAGCTGGTATGCcataaagtaatattttatttatggtaTAACATACcataaagtgaatattttcaccaattcagacactagagtcctCTAAAAGCACAATTTTCCTAAGTGCTAGAAGGGACCTTaccaagaagtaaaattactgaattaatcctgtgtcgctcaagcCAGGACAAGTTGGTGAACCTCAAGAAGGCTATGCTAGGGATGTCCTGCCCTGAGGCCCTGACAAATGGCtggaggccgccgccgcccccgcagTGGAGCCCTCACAGCGCCGGCAGGCGACGCTTCCACTGGGGTTCTTCGGTTTTGACAGGAATCCACCCACTCCCGCTTCTCACCGCCGGGCCCTACCTCATGAAAGCACCTGGCTCCCTACGAGCGCCCGCTCCCGAGCCATGTGGGCAGGCGGGAGCGAGGCGGTCGGACCGAGCGCTGCCCGCCATCGCCCCGGGGCGCCGCTTCGcacctcccgccccgccgcgcggcTGAGGGGGCGccgggtggggtgggggacacagcGCATGCGCCGTGCGCGAGCGGCGCTGAATGGGCGCCGCCCTGCCTCCCCCTACCCGGAAGTGGCGAGCGGCGCCTCGGCGGGGCCTGTGGCGGGCGGCGGTGCTGGTCGCTAGCGCTTCACCCACCGGCTGAGGTAAATGGCGTCCCGCGCCTCCGGTGGGCGCccattctccttccttctttccctccctccctccctccagtgcGTCCTCTATGGGCGACTGAACTCTGTGGTGGTGGCCCCTCAGAGGGACCGGGTCTCACACAGACCACCGAGCCCGGGGCTGGTGTGGCGGGCGCGGGCGTTCTGAGGGGGAAGCGTCCGGCGGGCGGCGGTGGTTCTGAGGGCGAAACGTCTGGcgggggggagctgaggggctCCACCGCTTCCCTCAGGAGCCCGGGGGCCGTTCCTCGGGTCGCCCCCTCGGGAGCCGGCGCCCTGGTGTGCCTGGCTTTGgggcggctgctggggctggggggggacgcgaCGCGGTGGCCGGTGTGTTGTTGCTGACTCGTTTTGCATCTGATGTGCTCGAAGAGCTGGACGTGCCCCAAGGGAAGGAACATGCCCCGCCGCCTGTCTCTCAGGCGATGTGCGGGGGGAAGATCTCGATCAGGGCACGGAGTTAACTTCCACCTCCTGCTTTCTGCTCTTACAACCACGCAGCGTTCTGCTTTTTCACATGGTGTCTCTAGCTCTCGGTATGAACAGCCTGTAACCTTTCGTACAAGTATCTCGGCATCTTTCAAAAAATTCGTTGAAGCTCTCTgggttcttttgtttctttgttttatttttgagcagCTCTTGACAATATCAGTGCTGCTGTGTTGAGGTCGTGCTTTATCATGGTGACCATCATTGCCTAGCTTATATATGCCTCTAGCTGTTTGTATCTTAGAAGCGCTGTGTCTTTTTGGTAAGCTGGGTTTTGCAATCTCTGGAAAGTAAAACTTTTGCAATCTGGGAACATCTTTTTGTTACGTGTTTTTGTAGGCTAAAAGTAGCAAAGTACCATCCTGATTCATGACTACTGTGACCATACCCTTCACATAGGTATGTGCAATCCTGATGTCAGATGACTTCCCAGTATAATTTTCAGACttattttctattattctgtAAGTATTTTGGCAAAATTCTTACCCAGCTTTGTTTGCAAGTCCTCTTTGTGAAAAGTGAGAAGTACTTTGGATGCAAATGAGTTCAGTATTCTTTGATTTCACCTTCTGGAAATGGGCGGCTGTATAGCAAAGGGTTGGAGATGATCTCAGGCTTCTGGCAGATGTAATTAGCCTTTCAAAGATGTCATCAGCATCCTCCCACATTACTCCTAGAGGTGGCTTGGTATCGGTTTGTCTACCTAGCTGTTTGCAAATAAGAGTTTGTCATGGGTAATTAGAAGCTCTCTGATTTCAGGTCTGTTAGCTGGAATACATAACTGAAGTACTTGCCCTAAAGTAACAGTGTGAGGTAAGCCTGCAGTCCGGTTTAGTATATTGGTGTCACACCCATCAAGTTTTAGGAAGCCTTTGGTGTCTTTAACTTGGAATCTTGTCAGGAACAAATCCCTTTAATGTAGGGGAAACAATATGGGGAACTTCTAACGCATATGTGTATTCGTATTAGTTTCAAGATTCACTGTGGCTTTCTTTAGAAAAGAGttaattgtgattatttttgcctttgaacTAACAATGAGATTCTTTACCTGCTCTACACTTGAAGTCCGGTAACAGCCTCTGCTTTTCGTGATGATGCATATAAGACCATTTCCTTAATCATTAGTGTTTATTTATTAGCATAAAAGTCAGGAGTTACTGCAGTAATGTGACAGAACTGTTTTCGTAGAATTGTACAATTTGGGTTGCTTggggtttgtttggattttttttggttttgttggggttttttttggtcacctTATTTGAAGGTTATCTCCACAAAAAGCTTTTTCAGTAGTTGAATGTAGTTTGTGCAGTGACAGGGCAGCTGTCTGTGCAAATGGATAGTCTAATCAGAATGGGAAGGCTCATAAGTCTGTGTTTTTCTGTGGAACCTAAAACGCTTATAGAACTAAATAATTTAGGAAGAGTAAAAGCAGCTGATGAAAAATTTAAGTGAGGTTCACCTAGAAAGTAATACTTTGTACAGACTGAGTTTTCTGACAAATAATGATTCAAACATTAGACCTCTTGAATAATCCTGTGTATGAATAACAGTTTGACTCATATGCACGTAGTTCAATATTGCTTAGGCTAAATATGGCCTTTCCTTAGCTAGCTGGTCAAATACCATGATTCGCATATCTTAggcatttaaaaaggaaaaattcctaAAAGATGCAACAGTATTAGCTATCTCAATAGCCATggaaaagagtgaaaaattaTGATTCAACCGAAAGTCTGTAGTTCAGTACTTCTTTGTAAATATGAAAGCTGAAGATATTTATTAATCACACTTCTAAGAAACAAGACCTACTTATTCTAAGATCAAGGAGAAGTAAAGCCTGAGGTGCTGATAGGAATTCATTTTCTTCAATAGATGGCTATTTTAATAGATTATCTGCCTTCTGAAAGGACTAGGAGtgtctttatttcagaaaatgaaaattcagaggTTTTGTCTCTGGTATATCATGTTTTCCTGATGTATCAGGTGACCTAAGTGTGGCCTGTAGAGTTGCTTTTATCTAGGCTTTATTGTGTTTGTATCTGATTACCAAATGAAACTCAATGCAGATCctagaaaaatattctcttcctTTAAAGACCAACAAAGTTTAAcaataaaagtgttttaaaaggtatttttgacATGTCTACATTCTGCTGATgaaacccccctttttttttttcttaattcacacAAAAGTTCGACCTGGAGTTTCCTAAGAAAATTTCTTATCAGTGTAAATGCAGCATTAAACCAATGAGATTTTTACTTCCTTTACTGACAGCTGTAACACTACTAAggataaaattaagaaaagtaCAAAAGGTGGTAGAATAGTCTCCAAGGTTCTTTTGGCTTATACTCTTTGCAACTAAGACTCTGGTTTGTtgtcttcattcctttttttgtcAACAGGGacactttttcatttcctctgaatcATACTTGAGCCTACATCTGTAACTCTGACATCACACTTTTTGTAAGGTTAATAACATGCTATAGACCTTTAATGTCACTGTAAGACTGATAAGGTATCCTTGTCTTGAGGTTTAATTGTGCATCTGAGTCATTAAAAGAAAGTAGAGGCCTGCATCTTAGGTGGCTTGAGGGTGTAGATTTGGATCAGGGTCTCCCAGGCCGTAGGGAGTAGAGAGAAGGTGACTGAGAAGGAACTGCCTGTAACGAAGGtaatttctttgactttttcctGTATTACATTGCATTACTCGCATTGCAGTCCAGCTTCTCCTTTGTTAGGCAGTCTGTGGCAGTAACTTCTCTGGCAGGGTTGATTACAAAGAGTAGTAACAAATGTGTTGTAAATTCGCATGCTCCATTCAGAACTACTCCttttggagcagaaaaagccAAGAACTTTTAGCTAAAGAAAACCAAGGATCTAAAGTTGTTTAGTCCAGCAGAACTTTTTATGACCAAGAAAAATATTGAAGTGTTATTAGAATGCAAAGCAATTTTCAGGTAATCTGCAAATGTCTGGAtactggaaaaatattaaaattaattatgcttAACTAACAGCAACTGTATGTCCTTACGAGATGAGGTAAGACTAGGGTCGAGACCTTTGCCTTACCTGTATCGCACAGTTAATTGTGGAAACTAAATTTAGAGTGTCTCTGTAGCCTATTTTGCTGGAAATTCCTTGCTTTGGAAATCAAGGATAAGTAATAgctgaatatttttgaaattgctaattttttttcagtttgattaGGCAGAGGGATCTCTTTTGTGCATCGTCATTGGTGATTCTGATGCTCAAGAACATTAGATATCAAGTACTTGTGCTATGTTTCTACTTTTGTGTTGAAAATTACATGATGAAAAATGGGAGAAGCTTGAATCTTTCAGTTTGAGGAATGCAGTACTGGAAATGTACATGAAAATGTGAAGAACTGGCATATTATAAAGTTCATCCTCAACAGTTTTGCTGTAATGGTAGCTTTCCCTTTTTAGCTTCACTATGATTCATTGACTAAATATGTGACTTCAGATTATGGCCTTATTTAAACTAAAAGGATACCCTATGCTGATTGGGGCAAAGTTCTCTTCTAGAATTTTACTGCATTATTAAGTGGACAATGTTGGCGTTAATGcatattgaaaaattaattagCTTAATGGAGACTTGAAAACACTTAGAAAATATCATGAAAATCACCATATAGAATTGGAATTATTGGTTTTCTATTAATGTTGTTTGAGCAGAAAGTAAAATTACAGACTGATGATAAATTATGTAGCCTTCTGCATTTCTTCTACAAAGTATTGACATGGTTACCTGAAGCGTTACCCTACTCAGTCATTTAAGTGGCAAGTATAATCAATCCTCCAATGATGGACTAAATAGTAGAGCCCCATGTTCACTTAGATTATTGTTTGATAAGCCCACTGGGTTTTTCTTTATAAGGAAGTGAAAGTACTAATTGATaggtaatataaaaataaatatagtgtTAGAATGTTGCTTTATAAGCTTGTTATGTTACTGCTGTTAACAAAATACACTGTCTGTAGAACCTGCAAAGGATGGGGTAGGGAAGGTaacaaaatcctgaaaaaagTTTTTAGATTGGTTAGACTTCCTTCCATTTTTCTAGGCCTGTTGGAATTCTCCTTCCAGGATAGTTGAGCGAAGGTGGCCTGTAACTGGTACGTTATATTTAAATTTGTCTAGCACTATTTCAGATTTACTTCTCTCCGATCTCACTTGAAATAAGTACCAGTAAATTGTGTATGTTATACTGGCACAATGAAACCACTGTCACAAGGGTGCAAATCATAAATCACTATATCCTTTAACACACTAATCTCATGCAGCTGTTGCCCCACTCGCCCACAGAATTGATTCAGTCTCATGTGTTGAATAAAAGGTTAGAAGCAAAAGCTTTgtgtatctgatttttttttttttgtcttgcctgGCTTACCTAACTCTGTGTTTGCATCTCTAGAACAAGACTATGgtgaaaaataatgctttgctgtgttttgtagATGCTGATGACTGTACTTAGTAAATTTTAAGTGCTGTGAAGATGTATACTTGTGTTACAAAAGGCTAGTGAAAAGTAAagcattttaaggaaaacaggaagaagtcTGAATGTGAAGTCTAAAATTAGTTGATGTGCACCTAGTGCCAGCTTCTGCCTTCCACTTATTAAATTCTCTGACACACAGCTTTGTTTATTTCCCATGCGTTGGAAAGGGACTTTGTATAAGAGAGAATATTGAAAAAATTGAGGTAACTGCAGAATTTCCATCTGAGAGAGAACTCAACAGTGGTGGCTCGGCTGCTGTTTTCCTGAGTTTGCTGTTTTGCATGCTGACCAATACGGTTTCATTATTACCTTCTACTcttgtatttctcctttttcctccagtACTCTTTGCACCTGAATTCAGGCTTGTGTTTCTTTGATGAGACAAATTAcactgaataaatatttcaattGCTTAAAAATTTTCTAAATAACTAGAGATGATAAAATTACAAGGAATCATTGTAATCATCTGTTCAGACCACTTTTGACATAAATGAGAGGGTGGTACCTAATTAACTTTTTAGTTCAGGCACATCTGTAACTGGGGACTGGCTGATTTTTCTAAAGAGAGCTTTAGCAGTCAGGCCTCATCATTAGTGTCAGTTAATTTTTTGCAGTGTAGGGTAGCCTTCTGGTGACGTTTATATCT is from Chroicocephalus ridibundus chromosome 22, bChrRid1.1, whole genome shotgun sequence and encodes:
- the HAUS8 gene encoding HAUS augmin-like complex subunit 8 isoform X1, with the protein product MAGSARSDRLAPACPHGSGAGARREPGAFMRMSALQSDSRAMAAGGAVSKSRQRGKRIVKSRYMQCHEKNAKKDTSNSFSMSTEKSSSATESRSVLPQKCKTSAGVVHGSLNQSCSEKGDLQSTLLDGDKVSLPDFDISAISDKTVCKKTPACKEDRHTREEDKTGEEDYDDLMKQLESQTLLLTYLRVKAGKNLAELEKKAENNLITLCEEKERQQEKLRELKREILLKEREQKLDEALDKQMEVLSPLVPVCEKFKEQYKSFAVSLDATRHELPIKNIHIEGDMLTYLDELQKQLTITQELLTEVMPSYSEESAKACSALKELKETSQKLDKDLQRSFTQVQNLSFEVSKEVSLHNQRICEENHGLDVVKHWYFN
- the HAUS8 gene encoding HAUS augmin-like complex subunit 8 isoform X2, yielding MSALQSDSRAMAAGGAVSKSRQRGKRIVKSRYMQCHEKNAKKDTSNSFSMSTEKSSSATESRSVLPQKCKTSAGVVHGSLNQSCSEKGDLQSTLLDGDKVSLPDFDISAISDKTVCKKTPACKEDRHTREEDKTGEEDYDDLMKQLESQTLLLTYLRVKAGKNLAELEKKAENNLITLCEEKERQQEKLRELKREILLKEREQKLDEALDKQMEVLSPLVPVCEKFKEQYKSFAVSLDATRHELPIKNIHIEGDMLTYLDELQKQLTITQELLTEVMPSYSEESAKACSALKELKETSQKLDKDLQRSFTQVQNLSFEVSKEVSLHNQRICEENHGLDVVKHWYFN